The Herpetosiphonaceae bacterium nucleotide sequence GGCATTCTCTACCGCTACGGCGCACGAGCGGTGCTGGTGGGCAGGCCAAACGCGGGCAAGTCCAGTCTGCTCAACGCGCTGTTACAGGTCGAGCGCGCGATCGTCACGCCGATCGCGGGGACGACTCGCGACACGCTCGAAGAGACGGCGAATCTGGGGGGCGTGCCCGTGGTGCTGATCGACACCGCCGGTATCACCGAAACCGACGATCCGGTCGAGCGCATCGGCGTCGAGCGCAGCCGCCGCGCGCTGGCAAGCGCCGACGTGGTGCTGCTGGTGCTGGATCGCGCCGCGCCGCTGACCGACGAGGACCTGGCAATCGCCGCGCTCACGCATGGCCGCCCAACGATCGTCGTGTACAACAAGGCCGATCTTTCGGCGCAGCTCGATCCGACGCTGCTGCTGGCGGCGCATCCCACGATTCGCGCCGAGGCCACAACCTCGGCGGCGCTGGCCCAGGGCCTGACCGAGCTAGGCGAAACGGTGGCACAAACCCTGCTCGGCAACGCACTGCTCACAGGCGAAACCCTCGTGACGAATCCTCGTCATCGCGAGGCACTGAGCCGCAGCGTGGAGCATCTACGCGGCGCGGTGGCCGCGCTGGAGCTGAACGTGCCGGTCGATCTCGTGGCGGTCGACGTGACCGCTGCCGTGCAGGCGCTTGGAGAAGTTACCGGAGAGACGGTGGGTGAGGATCTGCTCACGACGATCTTTAGTCGTTTTTGCATCGGAAAATAGTCCAAAAGGTGGCGCATTTTCAGAATAAATGTGTTAGCATAGGTAGTACGCATGCTCATGGCCTACATGTGCCGGGCGGCAGTTTTTTCTTATTCTTACCCAACATAGTAGGTGACATATGGCGGTGAGCTTGGAGCGCGTGCGAGCGCATGTCTTCATCTCAGGGCGTGTTCAAGGGGTTAACTTTCGCACACACACGCGCGATCAGGCCAAGCGCGTTGGGGTTGAGGGCTGGGTGCGCAATCTGAGCGATGGGCGCGTCGAGGCGGTCTTCGAGGGTAGTCGCGCCTCGGTCCAGCGTATGATTAGCTGGTGCTACAGCGGCCCGCCTGCGGCGCAGGTCGAGCATGTCAACGTCGAGTGGGAGGAAGTCACGAACCGCGAGGGTCCGTTTAGCATCGCGTGGTAAAAGCGAGAACCAAGAACCGGGTGCCCTCTGGGCGCACCGAGAACCAGGATTAGCCTAGGTTCTGTGTTCTTGGTTTTTCTTTCTTAATTTGGTATCCAAAGTTTCGAGTTTCGAGTTTCCTGTACCTAGTTCGTGGTTCTCGCTTTGTTCCTTTGTTCTCTTGTTCCCTTGTTTTTCATTTTGTTCTTTGTTCATGCGTTTGGTTCTTCGTGTGCCGGGTGCCCATGCCGGGTGCCCTCTGGGCATGGCGCCCGTTCTTGGTTCTTCCTCTCCCCCTCATCCCCAACCCAGTCGGCGGCACCATCGGCCCAGTGCTCGCGCTTCCAGATCGGCGCGATCTCTTTGATCCGGTCCATGACATACGCCGCCGCCTCGAACGCCGCCTGCCGGTGCGGCGCGGCCACCGCGACGATCACCGCTGTCTCACCGATCGCCAGCCGCCCGACGCGATGATGCACGGCCACCCGACCGATCGGCCATTGCTGCCGGGCCTCTGCCGCGATCTGCTCAAGCACGGGCAGCGCCATCGCCGCGTACGCCTCGTACACCAGATACTCCGTCGCGCGACCGCCAAAGTTATCGCGGACCACGCCGCTAAAGAGCACGACAGCGCCATCCTGCGACGTTTGCACCAGGCGCTGCAAGGCCGCTCCGTCCAACGGCTGCTCCGTGATCGCGAAGGCCGCGACCTCAGGCTGCTGGCCGCCGCTGACCGGCGGAATAAACGCGGCCTCATCGCACTCGTGGAGCTCGGTAGCGGGATCGGCGTAGGCTTGATTGAGCGCAAACATCACGCTGCGCGTCGCCGGGAGCAGCGCGGGATACTGCTCCGTCAGGCGCGACCAGAGCTGGCCGAGCGTGGTTCCGTCGGGAACGTCAAGCTGGAGTTCGGGCGCTCCAACGATGTCACGATGAAGCGCAAAGAAGCGAACCGTCACACGCATCGTTTATGTCCGTGTATCGCTGGCAGCGCGTCGCCCGGCAGCGATTAGAGCTTGCGCACGGGCACGCCGTGCTCGGCAAAGTAGGTCTTGGCCTGGGCGATCGAGTACGTGCCGAAGTGGAAGATCGACGCCGCGAGCGCCGCGTCGGCGCGCCCGGTGGTGACGGCTTGCAGCATATGCTCCAGCGAGCCAGCGCCGCCCGACGCGATCACCGGCACCGGCACGGCATCGGACACCGCTTGCAGCAGCTCCAGGTCGTAGCCCGCGCGCGTGCCGTCGGCGTCGATACTGTTGATCACGATCTCGCCCGCGCCGCGCTCGGCACCCTCACGCGCCCAGGCGATTGCATCGCGCTGCGTGGCACGGCCCGCGCCGCCGGTATGGGTAAACACCTCCCAGCGCGCGCTGCCGTCGGACGCTACCCGCCGCGCATCGATCGACAGCACGATACACTGGCTGCCAAAGCGCTTCGCGCCATCCTCGATCAACTGCGGATTGTAAAACGCCGCCGTATTGATCGACACCTTATCGGCACCGGCGCGCAGCATACGGTACATATCGTCCACGGTGCGAATACCGCCGCCGACCGTCAGCGGAATAAAGACCTGCGCCGCCGTGCGCTCGACCACATCGGCCATAATCGCGCGCTCGTCGGAGGAGGCCGTGATATCGTAGAAGACCAGCTCGTCCGCGCCCTCGCGGTCGTACAGCTCGGCCAGCGCCACAGGATCGCCCGCGTCGATGTGATTGACAAAGGTGACACCTTTGACGACGCGCCCGTTCTTGACATCCAGGCAGGGAATGATTCGCCGTGTCAGCATCAGCTCCTCGGCGGCAGATCGGCATCCGGCAGCTCACGCCGCTCGATGTCGAGCGCCCGACGCCCTTCCAGCAGGCCGGTCCAGGCACCGGTGATCTGCTCCAACAGCTTGACCTCCTGGGCTTCGAGATCGGCCAGCCGGTTTTCATGCCGCTGAAACAGGAGATCCAGCCGGTTGCCGACACGCCCGACGCGGCCTTCCTGCTCGCGGCACCAGCCGTCGATGCGCTCCAGCCAGCTTGTCAGATGGCGTAAATGCTGCTCGTCGGTATCGCGCAGATCGACCAGGCGCTCCTCGTTCTGGTGGCGCAGCTCTTCCAGCCGCTCCTGCGTCAGCATAAAGCGCTCGGTGCTGATGATCTCGATCCGGCGCAGATCTTCCTTCATCCCCGGCAGTTGCGCCGCCAGATCCCCGATCTCGACGGGCAGCGTCCTGACCATCGCATCCAGGTGTTTGTGCAGATCTTCGAGATGCCCCAGCCGCGCCACGGGCTCGTTCATCGCATTGCGAGCGTCCGAAACCATCTGCTGTGCCTCGACAGCCTGCCGCCGAAGCGCCTGCTTCTCAGCCTTGATCTCATCGCCAAGCTGCCGGATCTCTTCCAGCACGTCGTCGTCGGCCAGGCGTAACTGCTCGATCTGCGTCAAAAGCTGCCGGTACCGGTCGTCGGTTTCGCGCACCCGCGCAATCGTCTCACGCTCGGCATGCTCCAGCTCCTCCACACGCGAGAACAGCGGTGTGACATACTCCCGATCGTTGCGCCGCGACTCATTCAGTTGATGGATTCCCGCCTGGATCTCGCGAATCGGCTTCACCGACTCCTCGGCCTTGACCAGCGCGTTGGCGATGTCGCGGCGCAGCGTGGATAGCTCGCGCTTGTACGCCTCCAGCACCACCTGCTGCTCCTGCGCCTGACGATCGATCACGCCCTGCAACTGCGCGTTCTGCGCCTCGACGCGGCGCACCTGCTCCATGGCCCACGCATATTTATTATTCTGCTCTTTGATCGTGCGGCGCAGCTCATCGATCTGATTTTGCAGGTAGATCATCTGCGACTGTTCTTGAACGCGCAGCTTTTCTTCTTCGTACTTGGCGGCAATCTCATTTTTTTGCGGCATACCGGCCTCAATGCTGATGAGCAACGCTCATGCGACAAACCAACGTTGTGATCCTGCTACTGCTGAGCCGCGACCGCCCGGACGACTTCGAGCGCTTCGGGCAGATCGAATGCGCCGGTGTAGAGCGCCTTGCCCACGATCACGCCTGCCGCGCCGGTTTTCGCGAGCGCGGCCAGATCTTCCAGCCGCGCGACGCCACCTGAGGCGATGATCTCCGGCCCACCAGCCTGCACTAGCGCGCTCACGCCCTCGATGTCGGGACCGGTCAGCGTTCCGTCGCGGCCAATATCGGTGTAGATGATGCTGCGGACGCCGATCGCGCCCATGCGCCGCACCAGCTCCTCGGTCCTGACATGTGATGTTTCGGTCCAGCCCTGAGCCGCGACCAGCCCATCGCGTGCGTCCACGCCCACGACGATCTGCGCGCCGTACTGCTGCACCAGGCGGCCAACAAGCTGCGGATCGCGCACGGCTGCCGTTCCCAAAATGATCCGCTCGACGCCAAGGTTGAGCGCCGCATCGACCGCGCTCTGGTCGCGCAGGCCGCCGCCAAGCTGCACCGGGATCGACACCGCCCGCACGATCGCATAGACGATCTGCGCGTTGACTGGCCGACCGGCCTTCGCGCCATCGAGATCGACCACGTGCAGCCGTTGCGCGCCGAGCCTGGCCCATTTAAGGGCGACATCGACCGGATCTTGATCGAACACCGTTATCTGGGCGTAGTCGCCCTGATAGAGCCGCACGCAGCGGCCATCCTTAATATCAATGGCTGGAATGATTTCGAGCGCAGACATATACCTACTTCCTTCAAGATCGGCGAACGCTGCCATCCCAGGGCGACGCTGCCACTTGAAGTCAGGAAAGCGGCTTGATTATACCGCACTCGTCCCGGCAGCGCACGCCGCTTTCAAGCGACCCGCTGCTCCTGCGGTACACAACGCGCAGCCGATCATCGCTCAGCGACTCGCAAGGACCGCAAAGGATGGCCCGTGGGGATGATCGCGGTGGTCGAACTCGATGCGCAGATCGCTGAAGCCGTAGTGCTTGAGGCAGCGCAGAATATCGTCGCGGCTCATCCAATGGCTATACGGCGCGCTCCCGCCACAAAAGCCCTCCCACTGAAGCGTGGTCTGATAGTCGTAGCGGTAGAGCGTATGCTCGAAGCCCTCGTAGTTTCCTGCTTTGCGCTCGGTGAAGTGTGCGGCCACCACTGGCTGCGGCTCGATGATCGCCTGGTCGTAGTAGTGAGTCCAGAGCAGCAGATGCCGGGCGCAGCGCTTCGAGAGCAGCGCCAGCAGCTCGACGGGATTGATCATATGGTACAGGATGCCGCTGGCGAGACAAAGGTCAAAATCCCGGCCCGGCTCTTTGAGAAACGCGATTCCATCGCCGCACAAAAAGCGGGTACGGGTCAGGCCCAGCAGCTCTTTGACGATCAAACATTTGAGATAGGCGTGGGTGTTCGACTCGATCGCGATCACCTCGGCGGCTCCTGCCCGCTCAAGCATCGCGGAGTGGCCGCCTTCGAGCGGGCCTAGCTCCAGAACCGACAGATCCGTGCAGCCGCCGATCTGCTCCAGCAGCCAGTGAATCCGCGCATCGTCGAAGAGATTTGCCCAGCCCGCCTCCAGGTTGTCGAACGGCGCGGGTAGTGTGGATGCCCACTGACCTTTGAAAATATCCAGGGCGTTCTGCGGGTGGGGCGCTGCGGCAACG carries:
- a CDS encoding GTPase, with the translated sequence GILYRYGARAVLVGRPNAGKSSLLNALLQVERAIVTPIAGTTRDTLEETANLGGVPVVLIDTAGITETDDPVERIGVERSRRALASADVVLLVLDRAAPLTDEDLAIAALTHGRPTIVVYNKADLSAQLDPTLLLAAHPTIRAEATTSAALAQGLTELGETVAQTLLGNALLTGETLVTNPRHREALSRSVEHLRGAVAALELNVPVDLVAVDVTAAVQALGEVTGETVGEDLLTTIFSRFCIGK
- a CDS encoding acylphosphatase, encoding MAVSLERVRAHVFISGRVQGVNFRTHTRDQAKRVGVEGWVRNLSDGRVEAVFEGSRASVQRMISWCYSGPPAAQVEHVNVEWEEVTNREGPFSIAW
- a CDS encoding molybdenum cofactor biosynthesis protein MoaE, whose amino-acid sequence is MRVTVRFFALHRDIVGAPELQLDVPDGTTLGQLWSRLTEQYPALLPATRSVMFALNQAYADPATELHECDEAAFIPPVSGGQQPEVAAFAITEQPLDGAALQRLVQTSQDGAVVLFSGVVRDNFGGRATEYLVYEAYAAMALPVLEQIAAEARQQWPIGRVAVHHRVGRLAIGETAVIVAVAAPHRQAAFEAAAYVMDRIKEIAPIWKREHWADGAADWVGDEGERKNQERAPCPEGTRHGHPAHEEPNA
- the hisF gene encoding imidazole glycerol phosphate synthase subunit HisF; its protein translation is MLTRRIIPCLDVKNGRVVKGVTFVNHIDAGDPVALAELYDREGADELVFYDITASSDERAIMADVVERTAAQVFIPLTVGGGIRTVDDMYRMLRAGADKVSINTAAFYNPQLIEDGAKRFGSQCIVLSIDARRVASDGSARWEVFTHTGGAGRATQRDAIAWAREGAERGAGEIVINSIDADGTRAGYDLELLQAVSDAVPVPVIASGGAGSLEHMLQAVTTGRADAALAASIFHFGTYSIAQAKTYFAEHGVPVRKL
- the hisA gene encoding 1-(5-phosphoribosyl)-5-[(5-phosphoribosylamino)methylideneamino]imidazole-4-carboxamide isomerase, yielding MSALEIIPAIDIKDGRCVRLYQGDYAQITVFDQDPVDVALKWARLGAQRLHVVDLDGAKAGRPVNAQIVYAIVRAVSIPVQLGGGLRDQSAVDAALNLGVERIILGTAAVRDPQLVGRLVQQYGAQIVVGVDARDGLVAAQGWTETSHVRTEELVRRMGAIGVRSIIYTDIGRDGTLTGPDIEGVSALVQAGGPEIIASGGVARLEDLAALAKTGAAGVIVGKALYTGAFDLPEALEVVRAVAAQQ
- a CDS encoding class I SAM-dependent methyltransferase, coding for MIDLSERYVAAAPHPQNALDIFKGQWASTLPAPFDNLEAGWANLFDDARIHWLLEQIGGCTDLSVLELGPLEGGHSAMLERAGAAEVIAIESNTHAYLKCLIVKELLGLTRTRFLCGDGIAFLKEPGRDFDLCLASGILYHMINPVELLALLSKRCARHLLLWTHYYDQAIIEPQPVVAAHFTERKAGNYEGFEHTLYRYDYQTTLQWEGFCGGSAPYSHWMSRDDILRCLKHYGFSDLRIEFDHRDHPHGPSFAVLASR